TCCGGTGGAACCGACATTCAGGAGTTCCTTTCGGTCCCGGTCGGCGCACCGAGTGTTTCCGACGCCGTTTTTGCCAACGCAGCTGTTCACGGCAAGGTACGAGAACTCCTTTCCGAACAGGGTGTTGCAGTCGAGAAAGGGGACGAAGGTGCGTGGGCACCTCCGATTGCTGACAGTGAGGCGTTCGAGATCATGGCCGAGGCGACGGCAGTCGTCGGCGACGAGATGGGCTTTACGATCGAAATCGGACTCGACGTTGCGGCATCCGAACTGTTCGATGGGGAGGAATACGAATACGAGGACCAAACCCGAACGGCCGACGAACAGATCGCATACGTCGCCGACCTCGTCGAGGAGTACGATCTCGTCTACGTGGAAGATCCCCTCGATGAAAACGATTATGCGGGATTCGCCGAACTCACTTCACGGGTCGGCGATCGAACGCTCATCTGTGGCGACGACCTGTTCGTAACGAACACCGATCGGCTCGAAGACGGCATCGAGCACGGAGCCGCAAACAGTATTTTGGTGAAGCCAAACCAGATCGGAACGCTGAGCGACGCGTTCGACGCCGTCGAGTTGGCCGTCGAAAACGGCTACGCGCCGGTCATCTCACACCGAAGCGGCGAGACCGAAGACACCACCATCGCACACCTCGCAGTGGCGACCGCAGCACCGTACATCAAAACGGGCGCGGTCGGCGGCGAGCGAACGGCGAAATTGAACGAACTCATCCGAATCGAGACGAACGTATGAGCAACAACGAAGAAGGACTAGAGGAGCCAGACGACGATGTCGAGGCTTCCCAAACCGACACGGACGACATGACAACGAAAGTAGAGAGCGAAACCGAATCAGCACCCGAGGAAACGCCCGAACAGGACGACCCGGCCGAGGAGAACGAACCGGTGCTCGACGAAAACGTGATGCCGGACGAGGAGGCGGATCTCCTCATCCCAGTCGAGGAATACTTGGCTGCCGGTGTTCACATCGGAACCCAACAAAAGACGGAGTCGATGGAGCGGTTCATTCACCGCGTTCGAACTGATGGGCTGTACGTGCT
The sequence above is drawn from the Halocatena salina genome and encodes:
- the eno gene encoding phosphopyruvate hydratase; this encodes MTLITEVRLRKVLDSRGNPTVEADVSTESGGFGRASAPSGASTGEYEAIELPVDEAIANTRELAVPRLEGQVYAGDQRSVDQLLHEADGTDDFGEIGANSAVAISMAAAKAGADMLGAPLYQHLGGAFRGATSPTPLGNVIGGGEHASGGTDIQEFLSVPVGAPSVSDAVFANAAVHGKVRELLSEQGVAVEKGDEGAWAPPIADSEAFEIMAEATAVVGDEMGFTIEIGLDVAASELFDGEEYEYEDQTRTADEQIAYVADLVEEYDLVYVEDPLDENDYAGFAELTSRVGDRTLICGDDLFVTNTDRLEDGIEHGAANSILVKPNQIGTLSDAFDAVELAVENGYAPVISHRSGETEDTTIAHLAVATAAPYIKTGAVGGERTAKLNELIRIETNV